In Methylomonas sp. MK1, the following are encoded in one genomic region:
- a CDS encoding bifunctional glycosyltransferase family 2/GtrA family protein, which translates to MFNQLKIAVLIPCHNEEVSIAKVVSDFRQVLPDATIYVFDNNSSDNTVSAARSAGAMVRHETQQGKGHVVRRMFRDIDADFYLMVDGDDTYDANLAPDMIKLAMSGPYDLVNCIRRETGDAAYRGGHRFGNRLLTGVVRQIFGNRILDMLSGYKVFSRRFVKSFPALSTGFDIETELTVHTLELSMPAAHIEGEYRGRPAGSESKLRTYRDGWRILMLIIRLVRHERPMVFFGGLAGLLVALALLLIWPVILTYLDTGLVPRFPTAFLAMGIMLLASLSVFTGTILDTVTRGRKELRMLTYLQYPPPVFVPNAFADSAAILSADNTALSAGNDDLLGQMWRFGLVGVVGYIVNAGLVESLVLNMGPLRAQMLAFPAAVTVTWWLNRRFTFGASHHAMHHEWLRYVLANMLGWTANNGAYLWMIFSVPLAYQHPALAVAVGSLAGMVLNFSASRLIVFKKIRQA; encoded by the coding sequence ATGTTCAATCAGTTAAAAATTGCCGTCCTTATTCCCTGCCATAACGAAGAAGTGTCTATTGCGAAAGTAGTAAGCGACTTCAGACAGGTTTTGCCGGATGCGACTATTTACGTGTTCGACAACAACTCCAGCGATAACACCGTCAGCGCAGCGCGGTCGGCGGGCGCAATGGTCCGCCATGAAACCCAGCAAGGGAAAGGCCATGTCGTACGCCGCATGTTCCGGGATATAGATGCCGATTTTTACCTGATGGTGGACGGCGACGACACCTATGACGCCAATTTGGCGCCGGACATGATCAAGTTGGCCATGAGCGGGCCTTACGATTTGGTGAATTGTATCCGCCGCGAAACCGGCGATGCTGCATACCGAGGCGGACACCGCTTCGGAAACCGGCTGTTGACCGGTGTGGTACGGCAAATTTTCGGCAACCGGATTCTCGATATGCTCTCCGGGTACAAAGTGTTTTCCCGGCGCTTCGTTAAATCCTTTCCGGCGCTGTCCACCGGCTTTGATATTGAAACCGAATTAACCGTGCATACACTCGAGTTGTCGATGCCGGCCGCACACATCGAAGGGGAGTACCGGGGACGCCCTGCAGGCTCGGAAAGTAAATTGCGCACCTATCGCGACGGCTGGCGCATCCTAATGTTGATTATCCGATTGGTTAGACATGAGCGGCCCATGGTGTTTTTTGGGGGGCTGGCCGGTTTGTTGGTGGCATTAGCCTTGCTGCTGATCTGGCCCGTAATCTTGACTTACCTGGATACGGGGCTGGTGCCTAGATTCCCGACAGCCTTTCTTGCCATGGGTATTATGCTGCTGGCGTCGTTGAGTGTTTTTACCGGCACAATTTTGGATACAGTGACGCGCGGGCGGAAGGAGTTGCGCATGCTGACCTATTTACAATATCCGCCACCGGTCTTTGTGCCAAACGCTTTTGCCGATTCTGCCGCTATCCTATCTGCCGACAATACTGCTTTATCTGCTGGTAACGATGATCTGCTCGGACAGATGTGGCGCTTCGGACTGGTCGGAGTAGTCGGCTATATTGTGAATGCCGGCTTGGTAGAGTCCCTAGTACTGAACATGGGGCCGTTACGCGCGCAAATGTTGGCTTTTCCGGCAGCCGTTACCGTCACCTGGTGGCTTAACCGGCGCTTTACCTTTGGCGCCAGCCACCACGCCATGCATCATGAATGGCTGCGTTATGTGCTGGCCAATATGCTGGGCTGGACCGCCAATAACGGCGCTTACTTGTGGATGATTTTCAGCGTACCTCTTGCTTATCAGCATCCCGCATTGGCTGTTGCCGTAGGCTCATTGGCCGGGATGGTATTAAATTTTTCGGCTTCACGATTAATCGTTTTTAAGAAAATTCGTCAAGCCTGA
- the dinB gene encoding DNA polymerase IV, translated as MEAAPRKIIHIDMDAFYAAVEQRDHPQFRNKPIIVGGKPDSRGVVATCSYETRQFGVRSAMPSAHAYRLCPQAIFVKPRFDVYREASETIRGIFARYCERFEPLSLDEAYLDVSDSELYQGSATLLAKHIKQEIRRQTELVASAGISYNKFLAKIASDLGKPDGLYLITPEQGPAFVENLAIGKFHGIGRATEQKMYDLGIVTGKDLKQLPLAELQRHFGKAGQHYYNIARGIDPRQVNANRARKSVGIETTFDHDIADQTSILRYLQELLEKALGRLAEKQMTAYTLTVKIKYQNFVQITRGRTLAEPISDSPTTRMLLSELLKNTGIGTTKVRLLGVTLSGLENGDSRLRQYRQMDLFDLGG; from the coding sequence ATGGAAGCAGCGCCGCGCAAAATCATCCACATAGACATGGATGCATTTTATGCGGCGGTTGAACAGCGCGACCATCCCCAATTTAGAAATAAACCCATCATTGTCGGCGGTAAGCCTGATTCGCGCGGCGTAGTCGCCACCTGTAGTTATGAAACCCGCCAGTTTGGCGTACGTTCGGCCATGCCTTCCGCGCATGCTTACCGACTCTGCCCGCAAGCTATTTTCGTTAAGCCGCGTTTTGATGTTTACCGGGAAGCGTCCGAGACTATCCGTGGGATTTTCGCTCGTTACTGTGAACGTTTCGAACCCTTGTCGCTGGACGAAGCCTATCTGGATGTTAGCGATAGCGAGCTTTATCAAGGCTCGGCGACTTTGCTGGCCAAGCACATCAAGCAGGAGATACGCCGACAAACCGAGTTAGTGGCGTCCGCCGGCATTTCCTACAATAAATTTCTCGCCAAAATCGCCTCGGACCTGGGCAAGCCGGACGGCTTGTATCTCATTACACCCGAACAAGGCCCGGCGTTTGTGGAAAATCTGGCTATAGGCAAGTTTCACGGCATCGGCCGCGCTACCGAACAGAAAATGTACGACTTGGGCATCGTTACCGGCAAAGATCTAAAACAATTGCCGCTGGCGGAATTACAACGGCATTTCGGCAAAGCCGGCCAACACTATTACAACATTGCCCGGGGTATTGATCCGCGCCAGGTCAATGCCAATCGAGCCCGCAAATCGGTGGGCATCGAGACCACGTTTGATCACGACATAGCCGACCAGACGAGCATTCTGCGCTATTTACAGGAATTGCTGGAAAAAGCCCTGGGCAGATTGGCCGAAAAACAGATGACGGCCTACACGCTGACTGTGAAAATAAAATATCAAAATTTCGTGCAGATCACCCGCGGGCGAACCTTGGCGGAACCGATCAGCGATAGCCCAACTACTAGAATGCTATTGAGCGAATTACTGAAAAATACCGGCATCGGCACCACCAAAGTGCGACTACTGGGCGTTACCTTATCGGGTCTGGAAAATGGCGACAGCCGCCTGCGCCAATATAGGCAAATGGATTTGTTCGACCTGGGTGGTTGA
- a CDS encoding DUF4389 domain-containing protein yields the protein MQEQINENLKKIETWKRIIFMLIFAAIDSLVKLLLWLVILLQVGSVLFTGDANANILNFGRSLSTYHYHILLFLTFNTEQLPFPFSDWNETAKLELIGKQ from the coding sequence ATGCAGGAACAAATTAACGAAAATCTGAAAAAAATCGAGACCTGGAAACGCATCATTTTCATGCTGATTTTCGCGGCCATCGATAGCTTGGTTAAACTATTGTTGTGGCTGGTGATTTTGTTGCAGGTCGGCTCGGTGCTGTTTACCGGTGACGCTAACGCGAATATCCTCAACTTTGGCCGTAGCCTGTCAACTTACCATTATCATATTTTGCTGTTTTTGACGTTCAATACCGAGCAGCTGCCGTTTCCGTTTTCCGATTGGAACGAAACCGCCAAACTGGAATTGATCGGCAAGCAGTGA
- a CDS encoding DUF2333 family protein yields MSDNPLAYEDAKSKGILWGFGSLLGVVLIVMLVLGEWWSREPEQFSVQDEAIERMNVTHTDQMPIGYVYANTLAHIADVILFKSGGYLSNDVAPPGLFCDNIQNFEYGALVMLRDGTTALRNHFARDQSQSAEDPDLAKAEPYFYYERNSWALPSTESEYVKGIEALHAYMVRLQNPSSTSKAAQFHSRADNLWQYTEVVIKRLGGLSTRLAASTDKFSGATHGDPSNPIDINMPTIGQTPWMEIDNVFYEARGSCWALLHILKAIKHDFSDILLDKRAMNTLDNMIQALENALSPTLSPVVLNGDGFGIFANYSLAMANYIARANAAALDLRDVMNRG; encoded by the coding sequence ATGTCAGATAATCCATTAGCTTACGAAGACGCAAAGTCTAAGGGCATACTTTGGGGTTTTGGTTCGCTGTTAGGCGTTGTTCTGATTGTCATGCTGGTTTTAGGCGAATGGTGGAGCCGCGAGCCCGAGCAATTCAGCGTTCAGGACGAAGCGATTGAGCGTATGAATGTCACCCATACCGATCAAATGCCGATTGGTTACGTCTATGCCAACACGCTGGCGCATATCGCCGACGTAATACTGTTTAAATCCGGCGGCTACCTGTCCAACGACGTGGCCCCGCCCGGCCTGTTTTGCGATAACATTCAAAACTTCGAGTACGGCGCGCTGGTCATGTTGCGCGACGGCACCACCGCATTACGTAACCATTTCGCCCGCGACCAATCGCAATCCGCGGAAGACCCTGATTTGGCAAAAGCCGAGCCGTACTTTTACTATGAACGCAATTCCTGGGCTTTGCCGTCCACCGAATCGGAATATGTAAAAGGTATCGAAGCGCTGCACGCTTATATGGTTCGCCTGCAAAACCCGTCTTCCACGTCAAAAGCCGCGCAGTTCCACTCCAGAGCGGATAACCTGTGGCAATATACCGAGGTTGTCATCAAGCGACTCGGCGGTCTCTCGACCCGCTTGGCGGCCAGTACCGACAAATTTTCCGGCGCAACCCACGGCGACCCATCCAATCCGATCGACATCAATATGCCGACCATCGGCCAAACGCCCTGGATGGAAATCGATAACGTATTCTACGAAGCGCGCGGCTCCTGCTGGGCGTTGTTACATATTCTAAAAGCCATCAAGCATGACTTTTCCGATATCCTGCTCGACAAACGGGCAATGAACACTTTGGATAATATGATCCAAGCTCTGGAAAACGCCTTATCACCCACCTTGAGCCCGGTAGTATTAAACGGCGACGGCTTCGGTATATTCGCCAACTATTCGCTGGCGATGGCCAACTACATTGCTCGTGCCAACGCGGCTGCGCTGGACTTGCGGGACGTGATGAACAGAGGTTAA
- a CDS encoding YcgL domain-containing protein codes for MQCFIYKSLKKDELYLYLDKKDDFSAVPEALFKSLGRLTFVMELQLSPDRKLARENPEKVIASLQSKGFFVQLPPTLISALPASLDKQLH; via the coding sequence ATGCAATGTTTTATCTATAAAAGTCTGAAAAAAGACGAACTCTATTTGTATCTGGATAAAAAAGACGACTTTTCGGCCGTGCCGGAAGCCTTGTTCAAAAGCCTTGGCCGCTTAACATTTGTGATGGAGTTGCAGTTGAGCCCGGATCGCAAATTAGCCAGGGAAAATCCGGAAAAAGTAATCGCCAGCCTGCAAAGCAAAGGCTTTTTCGTGCAATTGCCACCGACATTGATCAGCGCCTTGCCAGCGTCGCTGGACAAGCAGCTGCACTGA
- a CDS encoding CPBP family intramembrane glutamic endopeptidase — translation MENQPAASNAFFRIACYFEGSLAVLALALGWLADLDPFANLEFSESALGIGLFATGPLLVLFFAMQQLTYPPIQKIRDLLLETLGARLAYRHWTDLLILAAIAGFAEEALFRGFLQPWLENGWGASVGLWVSNLLFALVHAVTPLYAVLAMLMGLYMGVMLDYGGERNLLVPMVIHAVYDFVAFVVILRDYRNRSR, via the coding sequence ATGGAAAACCAGCCCGCCGCTTCAAACGCTTTTTTCAGAATTGCCTGTTATTTCGAGGGTTCTTTAGCGGTATTGGCGCTGGCTTTAGGCTGGCTTGCCGACCTTGATCCGTTTGCCAATCTGGAGTTTTCCGAGTCGGCATTGGGTATTGGCTTATTCGCGACCGGGCCGCTACTGGTATTATTTTTTGCGATGCAACAACTGACCTATCCGCCAATCCAAAAAATTCGTGATTTACTGCTGGAAACCTTGGGCGCCAGACTGGCCTACAGACATTGGACCGATTTACTGATACTGGCTGCTATCGCCGGTTTTGCCGAAGAGGCCCTGTTTCGCGGCTTTTTACAACCTTGGCTGGAAAATGGCTGGGGCGCGAGCGTAGGCTTGTGGGTTAGCAATCTGCTGTTTGCATTGGTGCATGCGGTCACGCCGCTTTACGCGGTTTTAGCCATGTTGATGGGCTTGTATATGGGGGTGATGCTGGACTATGGCGGCGAACGCAATCTATTGGTGCCCATGGTAATTCATGCGGTTTATGATTTTGTGGCGTTTGTTGTTATTCTCCGCGATTACCGCAACCGCTCTCGTTAG
- the guaB gene encoding IMP dehydrogenase, which produces MQIIQEALTFDDVLLVPAHSSVLPREVELKTQLTRKIKLNIPLVSAAMDTVTEARLAIAIAQEGGIGIIHKNMTVEQQAAEVRRVKKYESGVIKDPITVSPNVTVREVMELTRAKNISGVPVVDGEELVGIVTSRDLRFETRLDMAVSQIMTPKDKLVTVHESFKHKEVIDLLHKHRIEKVLVVNDAFHLRGMITVKDIQKAKDNPQACKDEQERLIVGAAVGTGADTGERVGALVEAGVDVIIVDTAHGHSQGVLDKVRWVKQNFPQVQVIGGNIATAAAALALVEAGADGVKVGIGPGSICTTRIVAGVGVPQITAVSNVADALRGTGVPLIADGGIRYSGDVAKALAAGAHAVMLGGLFAGTEEAPGEVELFQGRSYKSYRGMGSLGAMSQLQGSSDRYFQEDTDQVEKLVPEGIEGRVPYKGSVLAIVHQLLGGIRSSMGYTGNSTIAAMHENAQFVRVTSAGMRESHVHDVTITKEAPNYHMN; this is translated from the coding sequence ATGCAAATCATTCAAGAAGCTCTCACCTTTGACGATGTTCTATTGGTGCCCGCCCATTCCAGCGTACTGCCGCGCGAAGTCGAACTGAAAACCCAACTGACCCGCAAGATTAAGCTGAACATCCCACTGGTTTCGGCGGCAATGGATACGGTGACCGAAGCGCGCCTGGCTATTGCAATTGCTCAGGAAGGCGGCATCGGCATCATCCATAAAAACATGACCGTCGAGCAGCAAGCTGCGGAAGTCAGACGCGTTAAAAAATACGAAAGCGGCGTAATCAAAGATCCGATCACTGTTTCACCTAACGTGACGGTTCGCGAAGTGATGGAATTGACCCGCGCTAAAAATATTTCCGGCGTACCGGTGGTTGATGGCGAAGAATTGGTCGGCATCGTCACCAGCCGCGATCTGCGTTTCGAGACTCGATTGGATATGGCCGTCAGCCAAATTATGACGCCGAAGGACAAACTGGTTACCGTTCACGAGTCGTTCAAACATAAAGAAGTCATCGATTTACTGCATAAGCACCGCATCGAGAAAGTGCTGGTCGTCAACGATGCGTTTCATTTGCGGGGCATGATCACTGTAAAAGACATTCAAAAAGCCAAAGACAACCCGCAAGCCTGCAAGGACGAACAGGAAAGACTGATTGTCGGCGCGGCGGTCGGTACCGGCGCGGATACCGGAGAACGGGTTGGCGCGTTGGTGGAAGCCGGTGTTGATGTCATCATCGTCGATACTGCTCACGGCCATTCTCAAGGCGTGCTGGATAAAGTACGCTGGGTAAAACAAAACTTTCCGCAAGTTCAGGTTATCGGCGGCAATATAGCTACTGCTGCAGCCGCCTTGGCATTGGTGGAAGCGGGGGCCGACGGCGTCAAGGTTGGTATTGGTCCCGGCTCTATCTGCACCACCCGGATCGTTGCCGGTGTCGGCGTGCCGCAAATTACTGCCGTTAGCAATGTGGCGGATGCGTTAAGAGGAACAGGCGTGCCTCTGATTGCCGATGGTGGCATTCGCTATTCGGGTGATGTTGCCAAAGCCTTGGCGGCGGGGGCGCATGCCGTGATGCTGGGTGGCTTGTTCGCGGGTACTGAAGAAGCACCTGGCGAAGTGGAGCTGTTTCAAGGTCGATCTTACAAATCCTACCGCGGCATGGGCTCATTGGGCGCGATGTCGCAGTTGCAGGGCTCCAGTGATCGATACTTTCAGGAAGACACCGATCAGGTCGAAAAATTGGTACCGGAGGGTATTGAAGGGCGAGTGCCGTACAAAGGCAGCGTGTTGGCGATTGTGCATCAGCTACTGGGCGGTATCCGCTCCAGCATGGGCTACACCGGCAATAGCACTATTGCGGCGATGCATGAGAACGCCCAATTCGTACGCGTCACCAGTGCCGGTATGCGCGAAAGCCATGTGCACGACGTGACAATTACCAAGGAAGCGCCGAATTATCATATGAACTAA
- a CDS encoding class I SAM-dependent methyltransferase, whose amino-acid sequence MRSRSGAELRSVICKDCGLVWSDPFPHDPRQFYEEDYRLAYKNTYAPKAKHILRAGRVAVTRHEKIKHLLHKPQTMLDVGTGGGEFAYLIKSLGHDLHGIEPNKGYGQYSAAQYDLNLQFGFIQDAQFAESSFDVITIWHVLEHTEDPFFVLGKLRSLLKADGVLVVEVPNIEATCQSPSSTFHEAHLYNFNLATLRRMGEKAGLVEDRHVFSEDGGNVTLFFKKVESVADRPDNWGLPGNAEHITAIVRRHTNLRHYMRAAPYVRFIKRMTRSLLENRHVRGFDDNKSLLDQLYRGL is encoded by the coding sequence ATGCGCAGCCGCAGTGGCGCCGAGTTGCGTAGCGTAATTTGCAAAGACTGCGGACTGGTCTGGAGCGATCCGTTTCCGCACGATCCTCGCCAGTTTTACGAAGAAGATTATCGGCTGGCATACAAAAACACGTATGCCCCCAAGGCCAAGCATATCTTGCGCGCCGGCCGAGTCGCTGTTACCAGGCATGAGAAAATCAAGCATTTGCTACACAAACCGCAAACCATGCTGGATGTGGGCACCGGCGGCGGCGAGTTTGCCTATTTAATCAAATCGCTGGGACATGATCTGCACGGCATAGAGCCAAATAAGGGCTATGGTCAATATTCGGCTGCACAGTACGATTTGAATTTGCAGTTCGGCTTTATTCAAGATGCGCAGTTCGCAGAAAGCAGTTTTGACGTGATTACCATTTGGCACGTACTGGAACACACGGAAGATCCGTTTTTTGTCCTCGGCAAGTTGCGCAGTTTGTTGAAAGCTGATGGTGTGTTGGTAGTGGAAGTGCCAAACATAGAAGCCACCTGCCAATCGCCGAGCAGCACGTTTCACGAGGCGCATCTGTACAATTTCAATCTGGCGACACTGCGGCGGATGGGCGAAAAAGCGGGTCTAGTTGAGGATAGGCATGTGTTTTCCGAAGACGGCGGCAATGTCACGCTATTTTTCAAAAAAGTCGAGTCGGTCGCTGATCGGCCTGACAATTGGGGGCTTCCCGGTAATGCCGAACACATCACCGCGATTGTACGCCGCCATACCAATTTAAGGCATTACATGCGTGCGGCGCCCTATGTGCGGTTCATCAAACGTATGACTCGTTCTCTGCTCGAAAATCGGCACGTAAGAGGTTTCGATGATAATAAAAGCCTGCTCGATCAGTTGTATCGAGGCTTGTAG
- the guaA gene encoding glutamine-hydrolyzing GMP synthase: MSSHATNIHSDKILILDFGSQYTQLIARRIREIGVYCEIYSCDCNAEEVKNFAPKGIILSGGPETVTSSDTPRAPQIVFELGVPVLGICYGMQTMAEQLGGRVESSDHREFGYAQIRARGHSKLLLNIEDHASPEGFGLLDVWMSHGDRVVELPTGFKLIASSDGAPIAGIADEDKHFYALQFHPEVTHTKQGGRILSRFVLEICGCQALWNASNIIEDSITAVREKVGSDQVILGLSGGVDSSVVAALLHRAIGEQLTCVFVDTGLLRLHEGDQVMAMFAQHMGIKVIRVDAEARYMAALAGVNDPEQKRKIIGGLFVEIFDEEAGKLTDAKWLAQGTIYPDVIESAGAKSGKAHLIKSHHNVGGLPENMKLKLVEPLRELFKDEVRKLGLELGLPADMIHRHPFPGPGLGVRILGEVKKPYADLLRQADAIFIEELYRHDLYHKVSQAFAVFLPVKSVGVMGDGRKYDYVVAIRAVETIDFMTARWAHLPYDFLDLISRRIINEVPGISRVTYDISGKPPATIEWE, from the coding sequence ATGTCATCCCACGCGACCAACATCCATTCCGACAAAATTCTGATTCTCGACTTCGGTTCGCAATACACGCAATTGATCGCCCGCCGCATCCGCGAAATTGGCGTGTACTGCGAAATCTATTCCTGTGATTGCAACGCTGAGGAGGTCAAAAACTTTGCACCCAAAGGCATCATCCTCTCCGGTGGCCCGGAAACGGTGACCAGCAGCGACACCCCGCGCGCGCCGCAAATTGTTTTTGAACTGGGTGTGCCGGTACTAGGTATTTGCTATGGTATGCAAACCATGGCCGAGCAGCTGGGCGGCAGAGTGGAATCGTCCGATCACCGCGAATTCGGTTACGCGCAGATACGCGCTCGCGGCCATTCCAAATTGTTACTAAACATCGAAGATCATGCCTCGCCGGAAGGTTTCGGCTTACTGGATGTCTGGATGAGTCACGGCGACCGCGTCGTCGAATTGCCGACCGGCTTTAAATTGATCGCCAGCTCCGACGGCGCACCGATTGCCGGGATTGCCGACGAAGACAAACATTTTTACGCGCTGCAATTTCATCCCGAAGTGACCCACACTAAACAGGGCGGACGGATTCTGAGCCGGTTTGTGTTGGAAATTTGCGGCTGCCAAGCGCTTTGGAACGCCAGCAATATCATTGAAGACAGCATCACTGCGGTGCGCGAAAAAGTCGGCAGCGACCAAGTTATTCTGGGCCTGTCCGGCGGTGTTGATTCATCGGTGGTCGCGGCTCTGCTGCATCGCGCTATCGGTGAACAACTCACCTGCGTATTTGTCGACACCGGCTTGCTGCGTTTACACGAAGGCGATCAGGTGATGGCGATGTTCGCCCAACATATGGGCATCAAGGTGATACGCGTGGATGCCGAAGCCCGTTACATGGCGGCACTAGCCGGCGTTAACGACCCCGAACAAAAACGCAAAATCATCGGCGGTCTGTTCGTGGAGATCTTCGACGAAGAAGCCGGCAAACTGACCGACGCCAAATGGTTGGCACAAGGCACCATTTATCCGGATGTCATTGAATCGGCCGGCGCCAAAAGCGGCAAGGCGCATCTGATCAAATCGCATCACAATGTCGGCGGCCTGCCGGAAAACATGAAGCTAAAACTGGTCGAGCCCCTGCGCGAACTGTTCAAGGACGAAGTACGCAAACTGGGTCTGGAGTTGGGCCTGCCCGCCGACATGATTCACCGCCACCCCTTCCCCGGTCCGGGCCTGGGCGTACGCATACTCGGCGAGGTGAAAAAACCATACGCCGATTTACTGCGTCAGGCCGATGCGATATTCATTGAAGAACTGTATCGTCACGATCTTTACCACAAAGTCAGCCAAGCCTTTGCGGTGTTCCTGCCGGTAAAATCCGTCGGCGTGATGGGCGATGGTCGCAAATACGACTATGTGGTCGCCATCCGCGCGGTGGAAACCATAGATTTTATGACCGCACGCTGGGCGCATCTACCCTACGATTTTCTGGATTTAATCTCTAGGCGGATTATTAACGAGGTACCCGGCATTTCCCGCGTCACCTACGATATTTCCGGCAAGCCACCGGCGACAATAGAGTGGGAGTAG
- a CDS encoding RNA polymerase sigma factor, producing MSNALHISRLIEAYDEELRRVMFRRCGCLDTAADIVQETYQRMFAGNLWQQADNPRALLHRIAANLATDYERRRNTRNQHVDHGDTGDAALQVSDGIDPEQISLARERLDRLVAAIDRLPAKCRTVFVLRKFEELSHAEIAQRLGISRNMVEKHLRNALAALQELDDL from the coding sequence ATGAGCAACGCTCTCCACATCTCCCGCCTGATTGAGGCTTACGACGAGGAATTACGCCGGGTGATGTTTAGACGCTGTGGCTGCCTCGATACCGCCGCCGACATCGTGCAGGAAACTTACCAACGCATGTTTGCCGGCAATTTATGGCAGCAAGCCGATAACCCGCGCGCTTTACTGCATCGCATCGCCGCGAATCTGGCCACCGATTACGAACGCCGCCGCAATACTCGCAATCAGCATGTAGACCATGGTGATACTGGCGACGCGGCCTTGCAGGTTAGCGACGGCATCGATCCGGAGCAAATCAGTCTGGCGCGCGAGCGCTTGGACCGCTTGGTCGCGGCGATAGATAGACTCCCCGCAAAATGCCGGACGGTTTTCGTGCTGCGCAAGTTCGAAGAACTCAGTCATGCGGAAATCGCCCAACGCTTGGGCATATCCCGCAATATGGTGGAAAAACATCTGCGCAATGCTTTAGCCGCCTTGCAAGAGCTAGACGATCTTTAG
- a CDS encoding FecR family protein, producing MKISAEIKAAARAWWVRLDSSKLSPNDHAEFTRWLAADPLHRQAYDQLRELWGTLDAIAPRMTIPATSKPKPAFWRWQWALPALAGGCLALWMFNPLWTILRADFHTGFGERRDVHLSDGSTLHLNSNSALDVNIDGVQRQLTLLQGEAWFEVSPDKARPFRVNTQHGSVTALGTAFNVRLRDGKTEVSVTQHSVAVDLEQADGKALHTVVAEGQQISYSAESGLGNLQNIDSQAVTAWQRGKLVFENRPLGEVLAELNRYHRGFLLINDAELAQRRVNGVFRTDQALSVLAALETSLQLRSTRFGDYLIVLHR from the coding sequence ATGAAAATCTCTGCCGAGATTAAAGCAGCTGCCCGCGCCTGGTGGGTCAGGCTGGATAGCAGCAAGCTTAGCCCTAATGATCACGCCGAATTTACCCGCTGGTTGGCCGCCGATCCCTTGCATCGTCAGGCTTACGATCAGTTACGCGAATTGTGGGGAACGCTGGATGCTATCGCACCGAGAATGACGATTCCGGCCACAAGCAAACCCAAGCCGGCTTTTTGGCGATGGCAGTGGGCGCTGCCTGCATTGGCGGGCGGCTGCCTGGCCTTGTGGATGTTTAATCCTTTGTGGACGATATTGCGCGCCGATTTTCATACCGGTTTCGGCGAGAGACGTGACGTACATCTTAGCGATGGTTCGACGCTACATTTGAACAGCAATAGTGCGTTGGATGTAAATATTGACGGCGTACAGCGGCAATTGACGCTGCTACAAGGCGAAGCCTGGTTTGAAGTCAGCCCAGACAAAGCCAGGCCGTTTCGGGTAAATACCCAGCATGGCAGTGTCACCGCGTTGGGTACGGCGTTTAATGTGCGGCTGCGTGACGGCAAAACGGAAGTCAGCGTCACCCAACACAGTGTGGCGGTAGATTTGGAACAAGCCGACGGCAAAGCACTGCACACCGTTGTCGCCGAGGGCCAGCAAATAAGCTACAGCGCCGAATCCGGATTGGGCAATTTGCAAAACATCGATAGCCAGGCCGTTACCGCCTGGCAGCGCGGCAAACTGGTGTTCGAGAACCGGCCTTTGGGCGAAGTGCTTGCCGAGCTGAATCGCTATCATCGCGGATTTTTGCTTATCAACGATGCTGAACTGGCCCAACGCCGCGTCAATGGTGTGTTTCGTACCGACCAAGCCCTATCGGTGCTGGCGGCCTTGGAAACCTCACTGCAACTGCGTTCCACGCGGTTTGGCGATTATCTGATCGTGCTGCACCGCTAA
- a CDS encoding septal ring lytic transglycosylase RlpA family protein, with translation MPRNQLVQMLANPGLLLVLLGLLAGCASEPTRPPGPAQLPAYQSNAAYNKPYTVKGVTYYPLASANGYRETGLASWYGAESGNRTADGSRFDPQGFSAAHRTLPIPTKVRVTNLRNGRYVDVLINDRGPFSPNRLIDLSQGAAKQIGISGLTEVEVSYLAMPSGGE, from the coding sequence ATGCCGCGAAACCAACTAGTCCAGATGCTTGCCAATCCAGGCCTTTTGCTGGTGTTACTTGGGCTGCTGGCGGGCTGCGCATCAGAGCCGACGCGACCTCCGGGGCCTGCCCAACTGCCGGCCTATCAAAGCAACGCTGCCTACAACAAGCCTTATACCGTCAAAGGCGTCACTTATTATCCGCTGGCATCGGCGAATGGTTATCGGGAGACCGGCCTGGCTTCCTGGTATGGCGCGGAATCGGGCAATCGCACCGCCGACGGCAGTCGCTTTGATCCGCAAGGCTTTTCGGCGGCGCATAGAACCTTGCCTATACCGACGAAAGTTCGGGTTACCAACTTGCGCAATGGCCGCTATGTCGATGTGCTGATTAATGACAGAGGGCCGTTCAGCCCGAATCGATTGATCGATCTATCGCAAGGCGCAGCCAAGCAAATCGGCATCAGCGGTTTGACGGAGGTAGAGGTAAGTTATCTGGCAATGCCGTCCGGTGGCGAATGA